CGAGCGCaagaaaaatacaaccaaaacGCGCTCGCGAGCGCGTGAGTTGCCCTCCTCGTCCTCGTAGATTAAGTCCTCTTCCCCGAGTCAATTCCTGCTTTACACGCTCGAAGCAAGGAATGGTTGTAAGGACTCTTGATTTCCCAATTTCCCATTTCAAGCTGCGCTGtttctgttttcttttttctttttaataatcgATTTCTACTTCTCAACAATGATAATGGGTTTGATTTTACAGCTCAGATCCTCATCAGCTGCCATTATAATAATCTTTTAGCAAATGGATTTCTTATTTTCTCTCCACTTTTTCTCACTGTAGATAGATTTTCTGTGTAATCCCTCGAATGGGTTTCGtttttcttattcatttattATAATAATCATTTGTGGGTATCTATGTATTTTTCTAATCTACGTTATTGTTCTTTACTACATAGCAATCCTGTCTCCATCAGACCCATCTGTTTTTTCAAAACCCTAGTACCAAATTTGGAATCTTTACCCCAACTTGTACCCATTTTTGCTGTGTCTTGCACGCCAACACGGTGGAATTCTTATCTATTTCAGAAGTTCGGATCATCTTCTGTCTCTGTTTCAGGTAAGAGGAATTGGGTCTCTTCACTTGAGTCGTCTTCTTTTCAATTTCCTTATTTCTGTCTTGTTTGAGCGATATGTGTGTATGAGTGCGTGTGTCTGCTGACCTGAAGGTGTTTGCTTAATGGCCGAACCGGGGGGTCCTAGGTTGTACAGCTGCTATAATTGTAGAAATCATGTCTCTCTTCACGATGATATAATCTCCAAGGCTTTTCAGGTGAAACACTCTAATCTCCAAATAATTTTAGAAAGTTTTTGATGCTCAAAATCAGAAATCTTGCAGTGTTTTGATGTATTATGGATAAAGACCCAGAACTATTGATTTGTATTTGGTCATtagattgaaaatattttgttaatgGAGAAAAACCAAGGAGAGTATTGTTGAGGTTTCCTTGGAGGGCATGTAGGTTTTGCAAATTTATGTATAACCAACTTCTGGTTTAGGTTTCCATAGCTGGTAACTCGGATGCGTATGTGGGAAGAAGGGAACTGCTCTTCTTATATCCTAGGACTGCATTTGGGAGCCTGAATTTGGTGCGGCAGATTTGGAACTGTGtcaatttggacaaattttaatacaaagttGTGCGGAGTTTATCTAAATTCATGCAGTTTCAAGTTCTTACACTCCAAATTCGGTTCCTAAACGCAACACAAAGAAATTAATTTTGCAGTTCAATTGAGTTTAGTTGTTTTAAGCTTAATTCAGCTGCTGCATTTTTCATGATTTCTACCTGAATTTCAATGATcaatttgtttttggattttgaCAAAAGGGTTTATGCAGATTTTCGCCCAACATTTTTTTCCCATTATTTTGTTCTTAGGGAAGGAATGGACGAGCCTTTCTTTTTTCGCACGCAATGAACATTGTCGCGGGGCCTAAAGAAGACAGGCAGCTCACGACTGGTCTCCACACTGTCGCTGATATCCATTGTGCCGATTGCCAAAAGGTTTTGGGTTGGAAGTATGTGCGAGCTTATGAGTCATCACAGAAGTACAAGGAAGGGAAGTTCATACTCGAGAAGTCAAAAATCGTTAAGGAAAACTGGTAGCTCCTCACCATCAGTTTCCTCATTTGATTTGTCCTACTGTTGATTCAAGTGTGTGAAGTGCTTGCTTGCTAATGTTCATCCTGTACAGAAACTTCCTACTCAATTGAAAATTGGTCATTGTTTCTAGCTGCTTATACTTGCTAAGTGCTGTTTCTGAAAGTTGTTGATGTTGGAATACTAACATCTAATCTCAATAAAATTGTGTTGctcaaatgtgcatttccttgaCAATAAATATCTTCAGATGAAAAGTCAAAATTTAACCAATGTTTGCTGGGGTTGGAATGATTTCTTTGAAGATCTCAAAGATCATGGCAACTGCACTGTGTGAAGTTCTGTTTGGGTAGAAAGAGAGCCTGAATTGCCAGTCAAGCTCTAGGTTTTCCCATTCCAAATCTTTATGGAATCCTTGATGGATAAGTAAAGCTAGCTACTGCAGTTCCATTAGTTTATAGTTGTGATGGCTGTTAAGAAAAGGAAGCAAAGGAGGATAGAGGCCTTTTGTCTTTGGAGATGAGCAAATTCCCAGTGCCTGCACGTCCACCCCTGTCCTACCCATTCAGGACTGGGGTCTGAGATTGATTTCCTCTTTAGTCTCCCccattttgaaaattgtttctaTTTCTACATTTGTTTCTTCCTCACTTTTCCCCTTTCTTCCGTTTCCTTCAGTTTCTTATTAGGAATGGGTGACCATTTTTTGCCCAAGTAGTAGACATATAGGTAGTAAAGAAGAGAATGCTAAGGCTTCGTGAGAAAGAAAAAAATCGAGAAATTtgcatttttatatttaattattgaggaaagtgaaaaagaaaataaacaatatGTCAAATCTATAACAAAGTTTTGATTTtatcatcattaatattttttgattttttcatatttttaatcatattaaaataaattttcattaaatAGAAAGTgggtttcctttttttttttttcgaactaaaatccttaattaattagaaatctctctctctctctctgtgagtGAGTTCTGTAGAATTGATTTTACTTGTACCGAATGACAATGACTGTTGTTTTCAACATCAGTGGTAATTTTTGCATGGATGAAGTCTAATGGCTCTTGAAAATGTTAGTTTGGTGGGTGGAAATTTCAGGCAGGGTGCTTTGCTCTGTCTTTTTCGTCTCCTTTTTCAAACCAACTCATTAGCAATCACCACTCCACTTGAAATTCCCTTCCATTTTCCAATCTACTCCTGGATGCATTGTGGAAGTAATGAACACACAATTAGAGTACAGGGTCTGAAAACCATTAAGCCTTCTTTTATTTGgatcttaatttttttctttttaaaaaaattcattttcatgGTTCGTTATtaaaaaaagtaagaaaaaaaatgaaatatatatggAATAAATCTTTTCCACTTTATAGTAGAAAACTACTTTCTTAAAGCAAGAAAGAATATTTCTCTtcaaaataatagaaaataaatattaagaaaatggttctgtttaagaaaaaaattcctattttatatggaaaatatatttttcatctaGCCTTTTGAAGAGTATTTTTCACTAGttttttctctaatatttttcttattttgccTTTGTAACGATCTTGGGCCTAACTTGAGTGAAGTATTGTCAGCTTCACGAATTTGTACTATAAAACGCTTCATatagttggagtccaaaccatCTTTATAAGCTAAGGTCTCGCTGGTACACATCCATGACACCTTGCCTTGAGGCAGTGTGCAAAGTTCACTCATTTAATAAAACTTTGGCAATACTTTTCTTTACTAGATCATAagcttttttatattttttctctaGATTTTTACAGTCATCTCTTAATATTAATGCGGTGGAAATTAGTAAAATTTATAGAAAACAATAAAAGATAAAGTTTgttttttttacatttaatttgtctACTAAAGTGATAAAACTCTTTCTTACTAATAGAAAGTAACTTacaattatttttttactttattttttaaatttgaagaaTATTATGATCacaattattttctatttttcttaaaaaaagaaactaacatagataaaaaggtaaaaaaaaaaaataaaaaaaaaataagcattTGGCAGTTCAAATTAGTAAAAATAAATCTATATAACACATTTTTATCATAAAAGTGGAAGAGTTGAATAGATCAATTTTTCATTTAAGCCATTATCAAATTGGAGCAAAGCTTGAAAGACCTTaatacaagaaaagaaaattagaCACGACTTAGGTACCATGATATTATCGTGATAGGTACAATTTAACCAATAATTAACAATTAAGGGGCTATTTGGTATCTGAACatcagaaacaaaaataaaaattagaaataaaaattaaaaatgagaaATCAACAACCCGTTAAAGcaagttaaaaatttaataaaaaaaagaagctcattttcaattttaaatcaaataatgttctaaaacatgattaaaataatatatttgaaaaataatacacattaaaaaatatttgaataaaaataaaatttttataattattttaatcaacTGTTATACTTCCAAAATTTACTTTATAATTATTggacatgataattgaaaaatactAACATTGTGTCTGGGAGTATGGATTTTGaacattgaatttgaatttaaatttgagtgaatttggataaattttaatataattttatattacatttttagCCAAATCTAGTACAactccaaatccaaggcctcttCAAGCATTgggtaaaaatattttgtaattggatttattattattttttgaaatttatgcatatttatgtttaaattatatttaaatccatatgtttattttattttaattttaattttatttttaaaatatataaaataattatttaatctaaaaaatttcttcctgAAAACATAAgtaaacatattttcataatttatttcttGACAGTACAAAAATAGAACCAAAACTGACAATAGCAACATGCCAAACAGGCTCTAAAGTGTCCATGTGATAATGGACGAGCTGTGCCATTCATCATGGGTCCATAATCATCATGAGCCCATAATGTCACAGCAGTTTCTGGTAATGGGCTGATCCCTCAATATTTTTCGGCAACATGGGTCGAAACCCAGCCCAATATAAGACGAAATAGGAGAAATAGGCGCCCGGTCCAAGCTCGCCATAAGGCCCGCCTGATGAGTCAATGACCTCAAATTTTCAAGCAAAGCAATTTCACGGAGAGAGAGACAGATGTACCTGAAGAAGGCGCTGTGGAGCGAGGGCCTGTCGAGCTCACCGGAATGTGACGCGCAGTCGTCGTGTTCGGAGAAAGCGACGGCCGTCGAAGAGCTTGTGAACTCCCTGAACAAGCAGCGACTGTACAGAGAGGTTACTCTCGCCCTCCGAAGCGGTCTTAGCGACGCGCGCGCCGAGTTCTCCTTTCTTCGTGTTCGCGGCCTTCGCAGCCTCCTCAAGTACCTTCAATCCGTCGCTCAGTTCCCTGCCACCATCGATCTCTTCTGCCACACCCAATCCATCGCCGACCTTCAAGGTATCGTGTATAACACCAAGCTTTTAAATTTCGATTCAACTAGATTTTCGAGGCTTCTGAAttctaaaattttgatttcaatttcagTTTTCAATTTGGATCttggaaaatgatgaaattagTTGTAAAAATGCAAATATTTTTATGAAACCCTGTAAACCGTTAATAGATACGATAATGTGTTACGTAGAGCTTAAATACTGCAAATAAAATGCATAAATGGCAAATGTGTTGGAGCCTAgtttgtgttttaatttggatgacgacctgacctctatttaattagaaatttctatcctaaggcttagtccatggagcgaaggcttgggcgtAAGGCACAAGCCGTACTTGTGGGAGTTCAGGGGTAACGCTCCTggaaaatttttggagcccattcggaacggaaccttaggcgcaacatataaaaaggattgctttcgggtgattagggttggcgtcattgtacctgcgagagagcgagagggagagcattgtatcgccgcactctctgtgttttcttcctaataatattgaaatccctgcaactctgtggacgtaggcaaaattgccgaaccacgtaaatattgtcttgtgcgtgagattgattttctttggcgttatttttcttctattttgtttctcacaggtttcgggaatttgttctttattctcAACAAAATGTATAGTGCATAATGTGCAATAACTGTGAAGCAATAAGCGTATTAAAAacttaaattaatataaattaaattcataaatcaacTAAATATGATTTCACATGCAAATGCAACTCATCAAAGCTTTGTTGAAGCTTAAAACACTTAAAAAGTCCATCTAAAGTGAGATTTATTTGACGAGAATCTTTCTATTCTTCAAAATTTTGCCCAAGAATTATGAAACCCTCAAAATTTTGATTGAAGTTTTACGAAGCGTATTATATTGAGTCCAAGTATTAGAAGGTTTTGAAactcaaatttcaatttcaaggaaattttgtTTTAATCATAACCTGACTAATTTCGTTGAAATTTTTAGATCTCAATAATACATTTCTAATGATTTGTGGAACTATTGAAATATGACAGAAATTGGCATCCATTTTGTTTCAAGGGTGGCTGAAAGTGGAAAGTGGAAAATCGCTAGAAATTTTAACAATTTCATATAAATTTAAGACCATGTATAACTAATGTATAATTAAATATTTGTAGTACTTCAATGCTTTTAAGGTTGTCTGGATTAGTTTCTTTCCCTTTGTTTGGTTGCCGTTAAAATGAAGGAATTCTTTTTCATTTCCTGAAAGATGGTAAAGTCAAAGCAGCTATGAATTGAAATCTGGTGCTGTTTTTGGTTTTTGAGTAAAGTGAGAAAGACACgaaatttttaaatctaaatttttTTTGCTATGTAAGATGCGAGAAACCGAAG
The Malania oleifera isolate guangnan ecotype guangnan chromosome 13, ASM2987363v1, whole genome shotgun sequence DNA segment above includes these coding regions:
- the LOC131145645 gene encoding protein yippee-like At4g27745 isoform X1; amino-acid sequence: MPSARKIQPKRARERVSCPPRPRRLSPLPRVNSCFTRSKQGMVQSCLHQTHLFFQNPSTKFGIFTPTCTHFCCVLHANTVEFLSISEVRIIFCLCFRLYSCYNCRNHVSLHDDIISKAFQGRNGRAFLFSHAMNIVAGPKEDRQLTTGLHTVADIHCADCQKVLGWKYVRAYESSQKYKEGKFILEKSKIVKENW
- the LOC131145645 gene encoding uncharacterized protein LOC131145645 isoform X3, giving the protein MPSARKIQPKRARERVSCPPRPRRLSPLPRVNSCFTRSKQGMVQSCLHQTHLFFQNPSTKFGIFTPTCTHFCCVLHANTVEFLSISEVRIIFCLCFRLYSCYNCRNHVSLHDDIISKAFQIFAQHFFPIILFLGKEWTSLSFFARNEHCRGA
- the LOC131145645 gene encoding protein yippee-like At4g27745 isoform X2, which codes for MYFSNLRYCSLLHSNPVSIRPICFFKTLVPNLESLPQLVPIFAVSCTPTRWNSYLFQKFGSSSVSVSGVCLMAEPGGPRLYSCYNCRNHVSLHDDIISKAFQGRNGRAFLFSHAMNIVAGPKEDRQLTTGLHTVADIHCADCQKVLGWKYVRAYESSQKYKEGKFILEKSKIVKENW
- the LOC131145645 gene encoding protein yippee-like At4g27745 isoform X4; the encoded protein is MAEPGGPRLYSCYNCRNHVSLHDDIISKAFQGRNGRAFLFSHAMNIVAGPKEDRQLTTGLHTVADIHCADCQKVLGWKYVRAYESSQKYKEGKFILEKSKIVKENW